From a single Rutidosis leptorrhynchoides isolate AG116_Rl617_1_P2 chromosome 5, CSIRO_AGI_Rlap_v1, whole genome shotgun sequence genomic region:
- the LOC139849069 gene encoding uncharacterized protein, with the protein MDNWLGDDALKDKFRRLFRLETDVNCTIADRFVNRSWSWVWNRSNIGATNEAAVHELGMRLNQVVLGDGTDSWIWSLSNDVGFSVCNTRVHIDDLVLPSATMYTMWVKQVPRKINIFIWRWALDRLPTRLNLSRSSLEIESIGCWHPNYGERCGFGPMFCYLGFSEWTNWIAWFEDWRESEDVKSRLYVIVASTVWHIWRSRGKKNVNWNDWRVKPLCVREIKVNTDNKIDPYQWLVAALVKK; encoded by the exons ATGGATAATTGGCTAGGTGATGACGCATTAAAAGACAAATTTAGGAGATTGTTTCGATTAGAGACAGATGTTAATTGTACGATTGCAGACAGATTTGTAAACAGGTCATGGTCATGGGTTTGGAACCGATCCAATATCGGGGCTACTAACGAGGCTGCTGTACACGAGCTTGGTATGCGTCTAAATCAGGTAGTACTCGGTGATGGTACTGACTCTTGGATTTGGTCTTTATCCAACGATGTGGGGTTCTCAGTATGTAATACTAGAGTTCATATTGATGATTTGGTTCTACCTTCGGCTACCATGTACACTATGTGGGTGAAGCAAGTACCAAGGAAGATCAATATTTTTATATGGAGATGGGCACTCGATAGACTTCCAACTCGTCTCAATTTATCACGGAGCAGTTTAGAAATTGAGTCGATTGGTTGC TGGCATCCGAACTATGGAGAAAGGTGCGGATTTGGACCAATGTTTTGTTACCTAGGTTTTTCAGAATGGACTAACTGGATAGCTTGGTTTGAAGATTGGCGGGAGTCGGAGGATGTAAAGTCCAGATTGTATGTCATCGTCGCATCTACAGTTTGGCACATTTGGAG AAGTAGAGGTAAAaagaatgtaaattggaatgattggcGCGTAAAGCCGTT ATG CGTTCGTGAAATTAAAGTCAATACTGACAATAAGATTGATCCGTATCAATGGCTTGTTGCAGCTCTTGTCAAAAAATGA